A window of the Diospyros lotus cultivar Yz01 unplaced genomic scaffold, ASM1463336v1 superscaf1, whole genome shotgun sequence genome harbors these coding sequences:
- the LOC127793021 gene encoding ribulose-phosphate 3-epimerase, chloroplastic isoform X2, translated as MATASLGSSSFVQSQFNAFGGGLRPQKHSLSHPSPVTFTRKKFRTLVKASSRVDKFSKSDIIVSPSILSANFAKLGEQVKAVELAGCDWIHVDVMDGRFVPNITIGPLIVDALRPVTDLPLDVHLMIVEPEERVPDFVKAGADIVSVHCEQSATIHLHRTLNQIKSLGAKAGVVLNPATPLTAIEYVLDVIDLVLIMSVNPGFGGQSFIESQGVNPWIEVDGGVGPKNAYKVIEAGANALVAGSAVFGAKDYAEAIRGIKASKRPEAVPV; from the exons atGGCAACTGCTTCTTTAGGATCTTCTAGTTTTGTGCAGTCCCAGTTCAATGCGTTTGGCGGGGGCCTTAGGCCCCAAAAGCACTCCCTTTCTCACCCCAGTCCTGTCACCTTTACAAG GAAAAAGTTTCGAACTCTAGTGAAGGCAAGCTCTCGGGtggataaattttcaaaaagtgACATAATTGTTTCTCCATCCATTCTCTCGGCTAATTTTGCAAAGTTGGGAGAGCAG GTAAAAGCAGTGGAGCTGGCAGGTTGTGACTGGATTCATGTTGATGTGATGGATGGCCGATTTGTTCCAAACATAACAATTGGACCTCTTATTGTTGATGCATTGCGCCCTGTAACAGACCTTCCGTTGGATGTACATTTG ATGATTGTTGAACCTGAGGAGCGAGTGCCTGATTTTGTGAAGGCAGGAGCTGACATAGTCAGTGTCCATTGTGAGCAATCTGCCACCATCCATTTGCATCGTACACTTAATCAA ATCAAGAGTCTGGGAGCCAAAGCTGGAGTTGTTTTAAATCCTGCTACCCCACTAACTGCTATTGAATATGTCCTTGATG TGATTGATCTGGTCTTGATTATGTCGGTGAACCCTGGATTTGGTGGGCAGAGCTTTATTGAAAGCCAA GGGGTGAACCCCTGGATTGAAGTAGATGGTGGAGTTGGTCCAAAAAATGCATATAAG GTTATTGAGGCTGGCGCCAATGCTTTGGTTGCTGGTTCTGCTGTTTTTGGAGCTAAAGATTATGCTGAAG CAATAAGAGGAATAAAAGCCAGCAAAAGGCCCGAAGCTGTGCCAGTATGA
- the LOC127793021 gene encoding ribulose-phosphate 3-epimerase, chloroplastic isoform X1 codes for MATASLGSSSFVQSQFNAFGGGLRPQKHSLSHPSPVTFTRKKFRTLVKASSRVDKFSKSDIIVSPSILSANFAKLGEQVKAVELAGCDWIHVDVMDGRFVPNITIGPLIVDALRPVTDLPLDVHLMIVEPEERVPDFVKAGADIVSVHCEQSATIHLHRTLNQIKSLGAKAGVVLNPATPLTAIEYVLDVIDLVLIMSVNPGFGGQSFIESQVKKISDLRRMCAEKGVNPWIEVDGGVGPKNAYKVIEAGANALVAGSAVFGAKDYAEAIRGIKASKRPEAVPV; via the exons atGGCAACTGCTTCTTTAGGATCTTCTAGTTTTGTGCAGTCCCAGTTCAATGCGTTTGGCGGGGGCCTTAGGCCCCAAAAGCACTCCCTTTCTCACCCCAGTCCTGTCACCTTTACAAG GAAAAAGTTTCGAACTCTAGTGAAGGCAAGCTCTCGGGtggataaattttcaaaaagtgACATAATTGTTTCTCCATCCATTCTCTCGGCTAATTTTGCAAAGTTGGGAGAGCAG GTAAAAGCAGTGGAGCTGGCAGGTTGTGACTGGATTCATGTTGATGTGATGGATGGCCGATTTGTTCCAAACATAACAATTGGACCTCTTATTGTTGATGCATTGCGCCCTGTAACAGACCTTCCGTTGGATGTACATTTG ATGATTGTTGAACCTGAGGAGCGAGTGCCTGATTTTGTGAAGGCAGGAGCTGACATAGTCAGTGTCCATTGTGAGCAATCTGCCACCATCCATTTGCATCGTACACTTAATCAA ATCAAGAGTCTGGGAGCCAAAGCTGGAGTTGTTTTAAATCCTGCTACCCCACTAACTGCTATTGAATATGTCCTTGATG TGATTGATCTGGTCTTGATTATGTCGGTGAACCCTGGATTTGGTGGGCAGAGCTTTATTGAAAGCCAAGTTAAGAAAATCTCAGATTTAAGAAGAATGTGTGCGGAGAAG GGGGTGAACCCCTGGATTGAAGTAGATGGTGGAGTTGGTCCAAAAAATGCATATAAG GTTATTGAGGCTGGCGCCAATGCTTTGGTTGCTGGTTCTGCTGTTTTTGGAGCTAAAGATTATGCTGAAG CAATAAGAGGAATAAAAGCCAGCAAAAGGCCCGAAGCTGTGCCAGTATGA
- the LOC127793016 gene encoding galactoside 2-alpha-L-fucosyltransferase-like: MKRLNRNSNDPHKSTGNDAVSRAPEPKCGLNPMKLMGIFVACLMILSVLFSVSVIFNDPIYESVWIGAEARVLEVNPQPEVRGSQDDSSHPAEVPKDKLLGGLLAAGFDERSCLSRYQSVLYGKPLSHIPSSYLISRLRRYEARHKQCGPFTESYNKTLEQLKSGKQTGPSDCNYVVWVSFSGLGNRILTLASAFLYALLTDRVLLVDRGVDVADLFCEPFPEVSWLLPTDFPLTAQFSSFDQKFVYSYGNMLKNNHFANSTKVPPYVYLHLAHDYDDQDKLFFCDEDQSSLQKVPWLIMKSDNYFVPSLFLSDSFEQELRKLFPEKQTVFHFLGRYLFHPTNQVWGLITRYYQAYLAKADEKIGIQIRVFDTGAGPFQHVLDQILACTLKEKLLPEINRQANTVSTPVKQKSTAVLMTSLNSGYFERLRDMYWEYPSTTGEVIGVYQPSHEGYQQTEKQMHNMKAWAEMYLLSLTDKLVTSAWSTFGYVAQGLGGLKPWILYKPENHTVPNPPCRQLMSMEPCFHAPPFYDCKKKTGVDTGALVPHVRHCEDMSWGLKLFDNEK, encoded by the exons ATGAAGAGGTTGAACAGAAATTCCAATGATCCGCACAAGTCCACTGGAAACGACGCCGTTTCGCGGGCCCCTGAGCCCAAATGTGGCTTGAATCCGATGAAGTTGATGGGGATCTTCGTTGCTTGTTTGATGATTCTTTCGGTTCTGTTTTCAGTGTCTGTGATTTTCAATGACCCGATTTATGAGAGCGTTTGGATTGGTGCAGAGGCTAGGGTTCTTGAAGTAAATCCTCAACCAGAAG TCAGAGGATCACAAGACGATTCTTCTCATCCTGCTGAGGTGCCAAAAGATAAACTACTTGGCGGGCTTCTTGCTGCTGGATTTGATGAAAGATCTTGTCTCAGTAGGTATCAGTCAGTATTGTATGGCAAACCATTAAGCCACATTCCATCATCTTATCTAATATCCAGATTACGAAGATATGAAGCTCGCCACAAACAGTGTGGACCCTTTACAGAATCCTATAACAAAACCTTGGAGCAACTTAAGTCTGGCAAACAGACTGGTCCATCTGATTGTAACTATGTTGTATGGGTATCCTTTAGTGGTTTGGGGAACAGGATACTCACACTTGCCTCGGCATTTCTTTACGCTCTGCTTACTGACAGGGTGCTGCTTGTTGACCGTGGGGTGGATGTGGCCGACCTCTTCTGCGAGCCATTTCCTGAGGTCTCCTGGTTACTCCCCACAGATTTCCCTCTAACTGCTCAGTTCAGTAGTTTTGATCAAAAGTTCGTTTACTCTTATGGGAATATGCTGAAGAATAATCATTTTGCCAACTCAACGAAAGTGCCACCTTATGTCTATCTCCATCTGGCCCATGATTATGATGATCAGGACAAACTTTTTTTCTGTGACGAAGATCAATCTTCTCTCCAGAAAGTTCCTTGGTTGATTATGAAATCAGATAATTACTTTGTCCCTTCTCTCTTCTTATCCGATTCATTTGAGCAAGAATTAAGAAAGCTCTTCCCAGAAAAACAGACAGTCTTCCACTTCTTGGGTCGGTACCTCTTCCACCCAACAAATCAAGTATGGGGCCTTATTACCAGGTACTATCAAGCATATCTAGCAAAAGCAgatgaaaaaataggaattcaGATAAGAGTCTTTGATACAGGAGCTGGGCCATTTCAGCATGTTTTGGATCAAATCCTAGCTTGTACCTTGAAGGAGAAACTGTTACCTGAGATCAATCGCCAGGCGAATACCGTCAGCACGCCTGTGAAACAGAAGAGCACCGCTGTGCTGATGACATCTTTGAACTCTGGCTACTTTGAGAGATTAAGGGACATGTATTGGGAATATCCATCGACAACGGGTGAGGTTATTGGTGTTTACCAGCCAAGTCATGAAGGGTACCAACAGACTGAGAAGCAGATGCACAACATGAAGGCATGGGCAGAAATGTATCTACTGAGCTTAACAGATAAGTTGGTGACGAGTGCATGGTCCACTTTTGGCTATGTGGCTCAGGGTCTTGGAGGGTTGAAACCATGGATCCTCTACAAGCCCGAGAATCATACAGTTCCGAACCCACCTTGTCGTCAGCTCATGTCGATGGAACCTTGTTTCCATGCCCCTCCCTTCTACGACTGTAAGAAGAAGACGGGGGTTGACACAGGTGCACTTGTTCCTCATGTGAGGCATTGCGAAGACATGAGTTGGGGCCTTAAGCTGTTTGACAATGAGAAATGA